A segment of the Candidatus Nitrososphaera gargensis Ga9.2 genome:
AACATTCTTGTTGAAGAGGTCTTTGGGGTACTTGCCCTCGAAACTTGACAGGTCTGCATCGGTAGTATTTTCCATTGCACTGACTAGCGGCACCAGCGCATAAAACAGATATGAGAAAATAGAGCAGAAAAAAGTCTAATGCCAAGGTTATAATTGGCGTAGGCACGATTTCCTGCCTGTTGGAAGAGGTACAGCATTCCAGACCAAAGGTGGCCGTCGGCCTCTCGTTCTCGGCACTGGCCATGCTCTACTCTGTCATGCTAGTCGGCGTCTACATCACGGCGTCGCATCAGGGGCTATCGTGCCCGGACTGGCCGCTCTGCCCAAATGGCTTTGACCTGCCGCCAGAGAGGTATTTCTTTGAGCACTACCACAGGTTGATGGTCGTAGTTGCCGCCGGCCTTATCTATGCGACCGCCATCTATGCCGTCAAGAACGCTCACCCGGCCCGGAAGACCGCTGTGATAGCAGCAATCGTGGTGTCGGTGCAGATAGTGATAGGCATGTTCGTCGTGCTCACAAAGCTGCAGGCGCTGCTCGTCGCAACCCACCTCTCCACCGGCATACTGCTCTTTGCGATGCTGCTCATGACCTTTCTGACGTCCTATAGGCTTGCTAGAAAACGCTGAGGAAGGAGAGAATCAACAACTCTATAACAATTGACCAGCACCCTTAATATCAAAAATGAGCCAAGAAGAGAAGGGGAGAGTTGAATCAAACAATTCTTCTTGTGGACCAAAAGCCGAACACGGCGGCCCTCGTGTCGACCTACCTCCGCGCAGACGGCTTTTCAGTCGACCATACGCCCGACCCTTCTGAAGCATTAAAATTTGCAAGCCATATGAAATACAGGGTTGTCATCACCGACCTTGTGATGCGTGGCATGACGGGGCTTGATTTGTACCGCGAAATCCGCTCATACAACGGCGAGGTCAGGTTCATGTTCCTGCTCTCGGTGTCAAGCGACGAGGCGATCAGGCTGATGGGATCGCTTGACAGGGACGACGTGATAAAAAAAGAGCCACTGTCGATAAACGAAGTCATGTACAAGGTCCGCGCGGCTCTTACGAATAGTCGTTGAATATGCTGTTGATGTGCGCCAACAGCTCGTTGCGAAGCTGTATGACCTTCCTGCGCTTTTCTCCGTCCAAGTCGGTCATCAGCAGCGCGTCAAGGCCCTCCACCAGATACTTTATGTTCGTCATCGTCAGCAGAGCCCTCTCTTCCTCTTCCTGATTTTTGCTCGCCATTGTCCCCGTGCATGTGTATAATGGAAGTGCTTATTATTAATCTCGCTGGAACCTTTCTTCTATCAGTAAATAATAATAATAGTATATCTACCGCCTGCGAGCAACTTGCTTTATAATATGGCCGAGAGCCAGCAGCAGACTATAATCAACTTGTACAACTCTGGCATCCCGCCGGACATCATTGCGCTCCAGCTCGACATCAGCCAAGAGGAGGTAGACAGGGTGATAGCATCTGCTGAAAAATCAAGGCCGACTGAAACGACGACACTGGCCTCGTTCTACCTTGACGCCGTAGTCGATCTGGATAAGGCGATCAAGATGGCTCAGGAGCGGGTGTGGAAGGCCCTCAAGGTGGAGAGCAGGTTCGACCTCTCGACCGAGGAGACTCAGGAGATCCTGAGCAAGCTGGCCAAGTCAAAGGCGACATTTGTTATCCTGCACATTGACCTTGTAGGCTCGACAAGGCTTTCATCGAGCCTGCCGGCAGACCGGCTCGCCGCCATAATACAGGCGTTCACGCAGGAGATGTCAATCACGATAGCGGCATACGGCGGCTACGTACTAAAATACGTGGGCGATGCGATACTGGCGTTCTTCCTTGCAAACGACGATACGTACCTGCCGTGCGTCAATGCAGTAAATTGCGCCCGGTCGATGATCAAGATAATCCGGGACGGGATAAACCCGATCCTGAACCAGTACGACTACCCTGAGATAAGCGTGCGAGTCGGGATAGACC
Coding sequences within it:
- a CDS encoding COX15/CtaA family protein, with translation MEEVQHSRPKVAVGLSFSALAMLYSVMLVGVYITASHQGLSCPDWPLCPNGFDLPPERYFFEHYHRLMVVVAAGLIYATAIYAVKNAHPARKTAVIAAIVVSVQIVIGMFVVLTKLQALLVATHLSTGILLFAMLLMTFLTSYRLARKR
- a CDS encoding adenylate/guanylate cyclase domain-containing protein, which produces MAESQQQTIINLYNSGIPPDIIALQLDISQEEVDRVIASAEKSRPTETTTLASFYLDAVVDLDKAIKMAQERVWKALKVESRFDLSTEETQEILSKLAKSKATFVILHIDLVGSTRLSSSLPADRLAAIIQAFTQEMSITIAAYGGYVLKYVGDAILAFFLANDDTYLPCVNAVNCARSMIKIIRDGINPILNQYDYPEISVRVGIDLGENVVVQYGWDTHTVDGKKVRSPHYDILGYTINIATKMTTLAKPDQIVIGQMVYDVLDDRQKSTFHPLRISPEVWNYVSDYSHGIYPLYGTA
- a CDS encoding response regulator transcription factor, which encodes MNQTILLVDQKPNTAALVSTYLRADGFSVDHTPDPSEALKFASHMKYRVVITDLVMRGMTGLDLYREIRSYNGEVRFMFLLSVSSDEAIRLMGSLDRDDVIKKEPLSINEVMYKVRAALTNSR